The Rhinoraja longicauda isolate Sanriku21f chromosome 15, sRhiLon1.1, whole genome shotgun sequence genome includes a region encoding these proteins:
- the cetn2 gene encoding centrin-2 isoform X3 — MATKVAMRALGFEPKKEEIKKMISEIDKEGTGKIDFNEFLAVITQKMAEKDTKEEILKAFRLFDDDETGRISFKNLKRVAKELGENLTDEELQEMIDEADRDGDGEVNEQEFLRIMKKTSLY; from the exons ATGGCTACAAAG GTTGCAATGAGAGCTTTGGGATTTGAACCCAAGAAAGAAGAAATAAAGAAGATGATTTCAGAAATTGATAAGGAAGGCACTGGGAAGATTGACTTTAATGAATTTTTAGCTGTGATCACACAAAAGATG GCTGAGAAAGATACAAAGGAGGAAATTTTGAAAGCCTTTCGGTTGTTTGATGATGATGAAACTGGGCGAATCTCATTCAAAAACCTGAAACGTGTGGCAAAGGAACTTGGAGAAAACCTTACCGATGAAGAGTTACAG GAAATGATTGATGAAGCAGatcgagatggagatggagaagtgaatGAGCAAGAATTCCTTCGAATAATGAAAAAGACAAGTTTGTACTGA
- the cetn2 gene encoding centrin-2 isoform X2, producing MLQTPIYKKIPLSATAQRKKPGPKPEITEDQKQEIREAFDLFDTDGTGSIEVKELKVAMRALGFEPKKEEIKKMISEIDKEGTGKIDFNEFLAVITQKMAEKDTKEEILKAFRLFDDDETGRISFKNLKRVAKELGENLTDEELQEMIDEADRDGDGEVNEQEFLRIMKKTSLY from the exons ATGTTGCAGACCCCCATCTATAAAAAAATACCTTTGAGTGCAACAGCACAGAGGAAAAAACCTGGACCCAAACCAGAAATTACTGAAGATCAAAAGCAGGAAATAAGAGAAGCATTTGATCTGTTTGACACAGATGGTACGGGATCTATTGAAGTAAAAGAATTAAAG GTTGCAATGAGAGCTTTGGGATTTGAACCCAAGAAAGAAGAAATAAAGAAGATGATTTCAGAAATTGATAAGGAAGGCACTGGGAAGATTGACTTTAATGAATTTTTAGCTGTGATCACACAAAAGATG GCTGAGAAAGATACAAAGGAGGAAATTTTGAAAGCCTTTCGGTTGTTTGATGATGATGAAACTGGGCGAATCTCATTCAAAAACCTGAAACGTGTGGCAAAGGAACTTGGAGAAAACCTTACCGATGAAGAGTTACAG GAAATGATTGATGAAGCAGatcgagatggagatggagaagtgaatGAGCAAGAATTCCTTCGAATAATGAAAAAGACAAGTTTGTACTGA
- the cetn2 gene encoding centrin-2 isoform X1: MATKTPIYKKIPLSATAQRKKPGPKPEITEDQKQEIREAFDLFDTDGTGSIEVKELKVAMRALGFEPKKEEIKKMISEIDKEGTGKIDFNEFLAVITQKMAEKDTKEEILKAFRLFDDDETGRISFKNLKRVAKELGENLTDEELQEMIDEADRDGDGEVNEQEFLRIMKKTSLY; encoded by the exons ATGGCTACAAAG ACCCCCATCTATAAAAAAATACCTTTGAGTGCAACAGCACAGAGGAAAAAACCTGGACCCAAACCAGAAATTACTGAAGATCAAAAGCAGGAAATAAGAGAAGCATTTGATCTGTTTGACACAGATGGTACGGGATCTATTGAAGTAAAAGAATTAAAG GTTGCAATGAGAGCTTTGGGATTTGAACCCAAGAAAGAAGAAATAAAGAAGATGATTTCAGAAATTGATAAGGAAGGCACTGGGAAGATTGACTTTAATGAATTTTTAGCTGTGATCACACAAAAGATG GCTGAGAAAGATACAAAGGAGGAAATTTTGAAAGCCTTTCGGTTGTTTGATGATGATGAAACTGGGCGAATCTCATTCAAAAACCTGAAACGTGTGGCAAAGGAACTTGGAGAAAACCTTACCGATGAAGAGTTACAG GAAATGATTGATGAAGCAGatcgagatggagatggagaagtgaatGAGCAAGAATTCCTTCGAATAATGAAAAAGACAAGTTTGTACTGA